One Candidatus Planktophila sp. genomic region harbors:
- a CDS encoding adenosine deaminase: MAMNSTPSADQIKRIPKVMLHDHLDGGLRPQTIIDIAAEIGYTLLPTQDAAELATWFRESCDSGSLVRYLETFSHTIAVMQRREDIIRVARECALDLARDGVVYAEIRGAPELFTEKGLTMAEVVEATLEGYRQGMAEAKAEGHEIAVYSLLCGMRQNKHSQEVAELVVKYRHLGVVGFDIAGPEDGFPPSDQKETFDYLRKEDAHFTIHAGEAYGLPSIWEAIQICGAERLGHGVRIIDDIDFSGPEPILGQLASYVRDRRIPLELCPTSNLQTGAAKSYAEHPIGALAKLRFRVTLNTDNRLMSQTSMSFEMSEAVNAFGWDFTELQRVTINAMKSAFIPYPERLKIIEGIIKPGYQKIASE; encoded by the coding sequence TAAAGTAATGTTGCACGATCACTTAGATGGTGGACTACGCCCACAGACAATTATTGATATTGCTGCCGAAATTGGATACACGTTATTACCCACTCAGGATGCAGCGGAATTGGCTACGTGGTTTCGCGAATCATGTGACTCAGGTTCACTCGTTAGATATCTAGAAACTTTTTCTCACACCATAGCCGTTATGCAGCGCCGCGAAGATATTATCCGTGTTGCGCGTGAGTGCGCGCTCGATCTTGCACGCGATGGCGTTGTCTATGCCGAAATACGTGGCGCACCCGAGTTATTTACTGAAAAAGGCTTAACAATGGCCGAAGTAGTTGAAGCAACTCTTGAGGGATATAGGCAGGGAATGGCAGAGGCAAAGGCCGAAGGTCATGAGATTGCCGTCTACTCACTGCTGTGTGGGATGCGACAGAATAAACATTCACAAGAGGTTGCAGAGTTAGTTGTTAAGTATCGCCATCTAGGTGTCGTCGGTTTTGATATTGCCGGTCCTGAAGATGGTTTTCCACCTAGTGATCAGAAGGAAACCTTTGATTATCTACGTAAAGAGGATGCGCACTTTACTATTCACGCAGGTGAGGCTTATGGTCTGCCTTCTATTTGGGAGGCGATTCAGATCTGCGGTGCTGAGCGTTTAGGACATGGCGTACGAATTATTGATGATATTGATTTCTCAGGGCCAGAACCGATTTTGGGTCAGCTTGCATCCTACGTTCGAGATCGGCGGATTCCGCTCGAACTCTGCCCAACATCAAATCTTCAAACTGGGGCGGCTAAAAGCTACGCCGAGCACCCGATTGGAGCTTTAGCGAAGCTTCGTTTTCGCGTAACTTTAAATACCGATAATCGCTTAATGAGCCAAACCTCAATGTCCTTTGAGATGAGTGAGGCAGTTAATGCCTTTGGTTGGGATTTCACAGAACTTCAGCGCGTAACTATTAATGCAATGAAGAGCGCTTTCATCCCGTATCCAGAGCGCTTGAAGATTATTGAGGGAATCATTAAACCTGGATATCAGAAAATAGCATCGGAGTAA